GAAAGTAGGTTAGGGATCCCATTGTATAAGGCCTTGGGTACTGTGTTAGTTTCCCCAGGCTGCAGTAACAAAGTATgataaactgggtggcttaagacAGCAGAAATTagttatctcacagttctggaggctagaattctgaaatCAAGAAgctggcagggccatgctctctctgtaggctctaggagaagatctCTCCCCAGCTTCCggtggttgctggcaatcctGGCATCCCTTGACTTGTAGATGAATCATTCCAATCTCCGCTTCCATCCtcacatggccgtcttccctctgtgtctctccatCTCTGTGTCCCTTCTCTTTGTATAAGGACagcagtcatattggattagggtccATCCTACTCCAGCATGAACTCAtcttaactaataacatcttcaaagaccctatttgcaaataaggttacattcacaggtagGGAGAGGGactaggacttcaacacatcttttgggggacacaattcaacccacaataTGTACCAACTAATGGGCTGTGGAATATTGCTTGAGAGTGAAAGTCTAAGGACAGTCTTTGTCCAACTAGGTTCATTAGCTCCGAGCCCATGGGCAAGTGAATAACTTAATGGTGCTCCTCTCAGTAAGGATCCTAAGAATGGTGATGTTCTTCAGACTAAATGAATTGAATATGTGGAAAGCATTTTGTAACTTGATTTTATTCTAGATGGCAATGTGCTCTGATGAATAGATGTATTTCCCAGCTTCCCTTAAATCTAGAAGTGGTCAGTGAAATATAAGTAGAAGTCATTGGGTGACAGCACTTCCATAAATATTCCCAAAAGGAGACTGATCAGGTTGATGGGACACCCTTTTGATATctcctctccttcttcttcttacTTGGAATAAGGACACAATGGCTAGAACTCCAGCAGCCATCTTGGGCCATGAGGTAACTTTGAGAATGGAAGCCTTACACTAAggctaatggagtggaaaggagatGGACCTCTGACACCCTTGGAATATCCACACCAGTCCTATCACAACTTCTTTTACATGACAGAGAATTAAAtacacctttattttgttgaagacaaaggtttttaaaatatatacagccaaacctaatcctaataaaagagaaaagacaaacTTGTGAGAAGTTAAATATAAGATTCACATAATTCAGTTCAAAAGAAGAGATGCCTAATCAATTTGAAAGACAATAATTATCATAAGGGTTCAGAAGAGGGAAAGACCATTATATCCTGGGAGACAGGGCAAGCATGAGGTTAGGAAAAGAGCTAAGGTCTTCTGACATTATCCTTTTGGGTGTTTTACTTTATCTTCTGAAGCAGCACTAAGTGGCGAGGTAGGATTTTAGCCCAAATCAGTCTGATTCCAAGCCTTCGTGATTCTAAACTGCACTCTCCAATTCCAGTTGCTATCCACCCAGTCAACTCTGACCCACGGctacccacgtgtgtcagaatagaactgtgctccaaagggttttccatgactgattttttggaagtagatcaccaggcctttcttccaaggcacctctgtgtggactgaaatctccaacctttcagttagcagctaagcacattaaccgtctgcaccatccagagactccaacTATACCCTACACTATACTATTTTCCCTTTGGTTCGAGTGATAACTGGAAAGGTTAGATTTTGCAGTGCGTGGCATCTGTGATGCTGGCATATGAATGAACAAGTTATATGATTTCTCAGGATGGCAAAGTCAAGAGGGAGCAAACAGGAAGGAAACGGACACATGGCCCCGGCTGGGAAATTCTCATGCCTGGGTTCATCAgtggggtccaaaggatgaataAAGCCCAGGGTCAGTCCTACTGATCACAAGCAAATCGACTGCATCATTCCCCTGAAGAAGGAGCACGTGTGGGTGTGTGTAGCCAAACTACAGGAGAAAGTTCGTATTCTCTGGGATCTGTGCCTTCAAACCCCTCTTTTGCTTGAGCCCCTTGTGAACAAAGCTCTGAAATCAGAAGCTGCTTCCGAACGTTTGCTTCTTACACAGACATCGCCAGCTGCTCTCCTTCTTCGCTCTCCCATAACGCCAGAAGGGAGATGAAGAATACATCTCCTGTTTCAATTTCTAGTTCCAACATGCACTTGTGAACCTGGAAAGACTACGTGGCTTTCAAAAGGTGTCTGAACCAACACGATTCTGAGCAGGAGAGAAGCTATTCACTTAGGTCATCGGGTCACTCTGAACCAAGGTGGGGGAGACTTACCTTTTCTCAGCTAGTAACTAAACaggcctgccttttttttttttttttttaagctgaggtCTTTTACTTCCAGGTACTTTCTCACTTCCTTGCTGTTTATTCAGAGGGGGTGAGAAGTGACCCTACTCTCAGTATCTGAGGGGCCTTAAAGAGGCCCCACAGTGTTGCACATGGGTCCAGGGAGAGCAGGATTTGTACCCATACGGAAGGAAGCAATAGGGATTCACTTCTATGCCTGCCACAGAGGGGACAGTTTTCTACCTTGGGCAAACTTCTGTCTACCCTCAGAAGGCAcaattcttcttctttccctACTTCCTTTCCCCTGCCCTGGAGGGGTGCACACCAACAGGTGCTCAGACATTCGTTGAGAAGGGCACGTTAATCACCCGCTGAGCCCCGCGCCATCGGCAGTCCTGACTTGAGAAGTCCTGAAAGCCGTGGGAAAGGCAGGACAGGGCCAGCTCTTGGCAGAACTTGGACAGCTGGAGCTGCCGCCTCCTCCCCGACCCCCATCGCGCCAGTTGCGCTGGGTGAAAAGGGTGTCCCCTTTCCTGTCTCACCAGGTCTGGACCTGGCGAGGTCTCCTCGTTGTCTCCGGGGCCCGCCCGCTGCTGTGCACTCGCCGGCTCCCTACTCCTCTCAGCCGCTTCCCGGGCCGGGAGGACCCGCTCCCCCAGGGCGCCCACTGCGGGTGGGGGACGGGCAGTGCAGTGTGCGCACCCACAGGCGATGGCGCGGGGCGAGGAGCCGCCTCCATCGCCTCCTCGTCGGGCCCGCGCCGGCTCCGGCGGTGCCAGTGTGGGGGACACGCTCCGGCGGCGTTCACGGGCCTTCGTGGGTCAACCACCTCCAGGCCCGCTACGCCTCCCGACCACAGTGTCCACCTTCTGCTGCCCTCACCGCCTTCCCACATGTCCCTCCTCCTCCCGCTAGAAGGCAAACCTGCGCTAGAGGCGGCATCTTGACTGAGGTCATTGCCACCTTGATTTATTCTATAAGGAAGGGCCTCAGTCCCCTTTAAGACAGTTAGCTTCCCAGACGCTATTAAAGTAGGTTTTCAGTGGCCTTTTGTCAGGAAACTTTTAATCACGCAGAATTTAGCCTCTAATCGGCCAGACTTAGTCAAAAGGCACAAGTAAAACCTTCCATTTTTCACACCCACTCTGGTGTTTGCTGGAAATTTGCCACCGAATTTAGGCTCGAGTTGAAGGTTACCAGGATTTATCATTGTTTCCCCAGGATGTTTAACCCTCATGGGCTCCTCTTCTTTGATAcaagacacttaaaaaaaaaaaaaaaaacttgtagatGCTTGGGCCATTTTGTTTAACAAATTTGCTTTATCTGGTATGATCCTGAAATCCAGAAATATTTCCGAAATGGGGAGGAGGAGTGTTGAAGACAGAAAGCAGCTGTGTACTAGGAAATAATAAGCATCATACAAAAATATCACAGCTAATAGATGTCCTTTATGAGTGGAAATATCTATGTTTAATTGCTTGAAAAATGTGAGGTGGAAAACACAATTATACATTGTGATAACAAACCTTTACAGATAATTTCTGAACAATACAAAACAAGTGCTGAAAATTTATCTTTATGATTGAAATAATTGTTGCAAAGTCATGATACCACCTACCCAAATATTCTGTTGCCCCATCTGCAaacacttgaagaggaatagttaGCAACTGAATGCATTTAGATTTGtccttaataaaaagaaaattgcatAGCTTTTTAGATTGTTGCACCATCCTCAAATGCATCATCCAATATCATTGTCAGCTAAGTGATATTCTTGATACTTTAAAATTTCAGTCCTTCAGAGATACATAATATATAAGTCCTAAGAATTATAAACACGTCATTTTATTCATCTGATTTCAATAACATGCATTTTTATAATTACTGTACAACCAAAATAGACGTTGAGTTCTGCTGTGTGTGTTTCTTTATTCAACAGTATATTCTTAGACACACTGTGAAAACAAATTAAgtgaatttaaaacaaaataaaacaaaggggGGAAAAATCCTAGTAGAAATAGAATCACAGTGTTTTAcagacaaaaggaaaggaaaagaagttCTCATATGAAAAAGATTTATTATTACATAGAAAATTCCCACAATAGTTGAAACACACTTCAGGAACTAGTAAACACCTTAGATAGAGTTGTGCCGGTTACTCAGCCCACAAGCATCTGCTTTGTCTTAATTAGGCGGGGGAGGTGAATGACCactgtttattttcattttcctcattAATTATGAAAAACTGCATTTAATTCATCTTGCATGGTGAGAGATTGGCTGCGCAGATGTAAGTCGTAAGGGAAGTGGCTGTCGGTGGGCAACCTGAACATGGCACCCTGCCCAAGGGGACCCCTGGGTGGCACTGCACAGTAATGCATGCCGTAATTGTAATTTTTGCCATAGTCCAAGGTTTCTTCTTGCTTCAGGGAAAATATCCCATTATAGTTAATTGGGGGAGGACTTAAGGGACCTTCAAACTGAGGGCTGGCACACTCGGGAGAAGTGCTTTCATAGAAGGATTCATACGCACTGCAATAATTGTAGGGCTTCATGGACTTGGAATTATCAAGAGTTCCATGCCCCGGGGGAGTGGTGAGCTCAGGGCTGTGGTAGGGTGGGTAGAAAGTAGAGTAGGGTGACCTTGTGTGGTGCGCCGCCTCCCCACCCTGACCCATCAGGAAGCTCCTGGCGTTGAGCTGCAAGCAGCCTGCCACCAAGTTTGTAGTTGGCTGGGAAAGACCTTTGCATAAGTTTTGGACAAAAGTGAGCAGATCGGGTCTCTTGCCGATTCTTAGAATTTCAGAAAGTGCCCAGATGTAGTTTTTGGCCAGGCGTAAAGTTTCTATTTTGGACAGTTTTTGGGTTTTGGAATAACAGGGGACCACTTTTCGTAAATTATCCAGAGCGTCATTGAGGCCGTgcattctgttcctttctctggCATTCGCTTCTTGTCTCCTGAACTTGACCCTTTCCAGCCGGAGCTTAGTcgtcttttttttcctaagaccCCTCCTTCTGGGTAACCCATTTTCATCTTCTTCATccctgtcttcctcttcctcttctttctcggTTTCTTCTCCAGGGGCCCTTTTGATGCTCTTTCCTCGAAGGACGATCTGTTTGGAAAAGCTTTCTGGTTTCTTAATTTGCTTCTGGTCCTCGCATTCTCTAGAAAACTTTCTGCACATCTGGGATTCtggcattacaacagactcatCAAACGGTAGTGTTAACATGGTTCTCTAATCTTAAATTACCTGAAAAAATGCCAGCACAATATttaaagtgttttcatttttaaagtttaGACATTTAAAACATACTTAATTGCTTAATTATAAGAattcaaaaacacacaaaaaaaggttgATTCCGGGACTAATTTTTATACAGTAAATATAATTTGAGTTTGTGCACACTAGTAATTATAAAAACATTGACACATGCAGTAGGATTAATTTATACAGGGAAATtatcacaagaaaataaaacacgAAGCATTTATTGTAATACGACCACCCACTTCATTCTCTTTGATTTTAAGCTGGCTCCTAGTATACAAAAACGACCATAGAATTCAAGCAAGTGCAAAACATGATATAGCAATGCAGAATTTCATTAATGCCAATTCCCCTGAGtgcaaaatgagaagagaaaCCAGTTTTTAAAACGAAAAGTGCTCTCTCTCCATTAGCTGACAAATGAGTGTTGTGTTTCGTTTAGGAGAAAAAAAGCCTTAACTTTATTTGTAGTATCATACAACTGTGAATTTAGATAAGTGGCTGTTGGAatagacacattaaaaaaaaaaagattaatcagAGCCAATTTTAAAACTGATCTCTTTCTAATCAGTAAAGAATTACGTAAAAGAGCACTGTTTGCCCAGCCTTCAAAAAGGGAAGGAGAGTAAGCTAATTTGAAATGAactccataaataaataaaaaataaaaatcactggcagttttttttttttaaatccaagaaAATGTTGAGACTGCTTTTGCATTTAAAATTTCTCGGAATGTAAATTGTCTGTTTACTGCTTTTCAAATCACCCTGGACAAAAACCACTCTCGGAGTGTTTTTGTTCTACGAGCCACAGAAGTCTCCCTCTAGCTAATATCTGACAGGAACGGTCCAAGGATTCTGACTGCAATTGTGCACGTGTGTTCAGAATCCCGaatgaaaggagaaaataatttgtgtttCAAAGGCATTTTTGGTTCTCATTTGGTGAAACAGAAAGTATTTTCATCTAAAGTCTTCCAACAAACAGGCTCAATAAAACAGAGACTTTTCAATTTAACGATCTCCAgcccccctcacacacacacacacacacacacaaactcttaGTAATGTCCACATACTTGCAGTGTTACATAATAGCAGTGAAAGTATGTGATAATTGCATCATAAGAATGAAATATGATGAGAAGTTAGAGATGGCAAAG
This Loxodonta africana isolate mLoxAfr1 chromosome 8, mLoxAfr1.hap2, whole genome shotgun sequence DNA region includes the following protein-coding sequences:
- the NEUROD6 gene encoding neurogenic differentiation factor 6, whose product is MLTLPFDESVVMPESQMCRKFSRECEDQKQIKKPESFSKQIVLRGKSIKRAPGEETEKEEEEEDRDEEDENGLPRRRGLRKKKTTKLRLERVKFRRQEANARERNRMHGLNDALDNLRKVVPCYSKTQKLSKIETLRLAKNYIWALSEILRIGKRPDLLTFVQNLCKGLSQPTTNLVAGCLQLNARSFLMGQGGEAAHHTRSPYSTFYPPYHSPELTTPPGHGTLDNSKSMKPYNYCSAYESFYESTSPECASPQFEGPLSPPPINYNGIFSLKQEETLDYGKNYNYGMHYCAVPPRGPLGQGAMFRLPTDSHFPYDLHLRSQSLTMQDELNAVFHN